ACGTGAAGAACGCTTAGATATGCTGGATAAGCGTATTGCTGAAATGGGCTTACCGGCTGAGCATTACTGGTGGTACCGCGACCTGCGTCGTTATGGCACAGTGCCTCACGCAGGCTTCGGCTTAGGCTTCGACCGCTGCGTATCGTACGTCACAGGCGTCGCCAATATTCGAGACGTGATTCCATTCCCACGTGTACCGAATAACGTGAGGTTCTAGCTTTACTGTTATCTTTGCATAAACGCCAAGGACGGCGGGAATGCAGAAAATCCAATAGCACCTCTCTTATCTGAAGAAGCATTCCCGTTCAAAATTTAGTAACCCACTACCTTTAGAGCACTAACCCTATTAGCTCGCACCTTTTTACCCCTTTAAAAGTTAGCCTCAAGTGTCCATATTACCGGGCAAATTGGGCATGGATAGCCCAATTTAGTCAAAACGAAACAGGGATGTTTCGTTTGACGGCTCGATCAGTAATATGGACATTTGAGGGATGTCCAACGGACCTAACTTTGGGGGCGAGTTTTTTGGTTCGTTTTTTACTCGTTTAAAAAATGAACATTAGAGTTTCTTTATAATGAAAGTTGAGATGGAAATAATAATTGACATTAAACATTCAACTTTTGCAGCCTTTTTTATATGCTGATATAGTCAACGAAGTCATACACGGTAAGGATCAGGCATGAGTCAGCAAAACAACGACAAGACTAGCGACAATGACAAGCAAAAAGTCACTAAGTCTGGCTATAAAAGCGAGATTACTCAGTTTCTCGAAGAGCTAGATGAAACCATCAAGCCAGACTCCCCTGCCCGCCAAGCTGAACGACAAAAATACGAAGAGATTAACGCCAAGCGCGATAATCCGGACTACGAAGAAAAACAATCGAAATTATGGAAAGGCTTTTAATTTCGTTGAAAGTTTTTAATGGGACTTGGACATGCGCACATTATTTCTGACGCTAACACTGCTGTTGGCAACGTCACCATCGCTTGCTGACATTGGCGATAACGAGCTCACGGTTGAAGAGCAACGTTTAACCGAAGCTAAAAAGCAACTTCCCGAAATTGTAAACCGTTATGACGAAACGATAGAAGCTTTTAAGCGCGAACTTCAAGCCAGCCCAAGCTTTGATAAGACGCTCGCCATGACGACCCAATACGCGGAAGCGCTGTGGCAAATAGCAGTAAAAGACTTACAGACGACAGACTCAACATTTGACGACCGTCCTCTCTACTGGGCTCGCCTAAAAATGACCAAAGCCCTGCGCACGGAAGATCTTGTTAAGCCACTCAAAAAATCAAAAATTGATGAACTGGAAGCCATTATTGATCAAGTTTCCAGAGGCTACAGCACCTTAAGCTTTAATCAAGAATCCGATATCAAAATATTGATTACTGGCTTTGATCCTTTCCTACTCGACAGGAATATTAAGCAAAGCAATCCCTCAGGAGTCGCCGCATTACGCTTAGATAACACCATCATCGAAAAGTATGGTAAAACGATAGAGATCCAAGCGGCCATGTTCCCTGTGCGCTACCAAGATTTTGATGAAGGCATTGTCGAGAAAGTCGTTAAGCCATTCCTAAAAGATAACTCTATCGATATGTTAGCGACCATCAGTATGGGCCGTGAACATTTCGATTTAGAACACTTCCCAGGGCGCCGTCGCTCGTCTTCAGCACCTGATAACAACAATATCTATTCAGGTGGTTCAGCAGCTAAACCCGTTATTGGAAAGCTTGGTGAGAAACACCTCGAAGGCCCAGAATTTGTCCAGTTTTCACTGCCCTACGAGGCCATGATGAAAACCAAAGGCAAATATAAAATTAACGATAATCGAGAGGTCACAACGATTGAAAAAACCTTTAAGCCAAATAGCTTAGAAGAATTAAAAGGCGCAGTAGCCGTCGAAGGTGGTGGTGGCGGCTACCTCTCCAATGAAATCTCCTATCGCACGGTCAACCTAGGCAATAAACTAGATACAAAAGTCCCCACAGGGCATATCCACACACCACGAATTAAAGAATTCGATAAAGACGTAATTAAAGCAATTGTAGAACAAATTAAAGGAATGCTGGTTAATGGAGTTATCGAAGTTAAGCGGTAAAGCACTCACCTTTGCGAAGGTACTTTACGCAATAATTGCTATCTGCATATTTGGCCCAATTGCCTTATATTGGTGCCTTGGCGTTATTTTTACACCTCTTTTCATATATGGATTGTTTTCAGAATCAAGTTTGGAACCTTTGATACCTATTAGTCTTGTTACATTTGGCGGTTTTTCTTTGATTTGCTTCGCTATTCTTAATCACCAAATATTGAATAATAAGATAAGGCTCTACGAGATTAAAACAATACATATTGCTGCAACGATAATAGGATGTCTTATGTGTATTATCGCAGCCTATTTTGTGAAGACCATTGTTTTAACGCCGATTGCTTTAGTCATAACTCTGTACTATTTTGGTTATACAAATAATCGAATAGATATGGGCGCTAGCCCCACCTCACAAAATCATCCACCTCAGGAACAGACTTAGGCTTAAGCTCTTTAGACGGCGTGCCTAAGTAGATAAAACCGACAATGGTATCTTCAAAGTCTAATCCTAGTGGCTGCTTCATGTGGTCATTAAAGGCCAAACTTCCTGTACGCCAGTAAGCGCCATAGCCTAAGTCGTAAGCCCCAAGAATCAAATTCTGCACCCCTGCCCCCGCTGACAAGATTTCCTCAACATGCGGCACCTTAGGGTTATTCTTCGCTTTAGCCACCGCTACAACGACCATAGGCGCGCGGTGAGGCTTGTTTTTAATCTTCTCCTGCTTAGTCACATCAAGATCAGGATCATCTTTCAGAGAAGCTTGAAGCAAATAGTCACCAAAACGACTCAAAGCCTCCTCACCCTCAAAAACAATGTACTCCCAAGGCTTCTGCCCTTTATGATCAGGCGCACGTAAAGCCGCCCTGAACATCAGCTCTAAATGCTCTTTAGAAGGCGCAGGCGCTTCCAAGCGACCACACGACACACGATTAATAATAGACTCGATCATTGTGAATGATTCTCAATTAGAATTTATGAATGAATAATACAATATGTCGTTGGGATTGGCTAATGAAGAGTTGGTTACCGTAGCCTCGATTAGCGGAAGCGTACCAATGGCACTTCCTTTGGTCGTAATCGAGAGAAGTGGTAATCTGTAAGCTGAAAACCTCGAAATCACTTACGTTCTTTCGAGGCTACGGTTGCTCTGACTTACTACACCAGTTCATGACCGCAAAATCTTTTCCATAGATTTGCCCTTGGCAAGCTCATCAATCAACTTGTCGAGATATCGAATCTTGCGCATCAGCGGATCTTCAATCTCTTCAACACGAACGCCACATACAACACCCTTGATGAGAGATACGTTGGGGTTAAGCGTCGGTGCCTCGGCAAAGAATGTGGCTAAGTCACTCTCGGCGCCAATCTGATTAGCTAGATCATCAGAGCTATAACCGGTAAGCCAACAAATGATTTGTATGACCTCCTCTTCAGTTCTGTTTTTCTTCTCAGCCTTTTGGACATAGAGAGGATATATTTTTGAGAATGCCATAGAGAAGATTTTGTGATCAGACATTTTTTAATCTCCTAAGTGTATGTAAATGTAGCCTCAAGTGTCGGCGTAATCGAGAGAATGGTAAACTATCAACATAAAACCTCGAAATCGTTTACGCTTTTTCGAGGCTAGGCTTAATCAAAATAATATACTCTGACCCCATTAACTCGACTCGATCATTGTGAATGATTCTCAATTAGAATTTATGAGTGAATGATACAATATGTGGTTAGGATTGGCTAATGAAGAGTTGGTTAAGGTAATGGATTATAGAGGTACTGTATTTAATGATGGGAATATCTGAGAAAACCCAGTTTCATTATCTCCAACAGTGAGTACGATAATACTGTTTAGGGATGTAACATAGCCAACTTGTTCCCTGCCTACTCCATTAATGACAACGGTAATAGAGCCTTCACCTGTATCAGTCTGCTTAAAACGATATGTACCACCTGACTTAAGATCGAAGCTTTCATACTCACCAGACGGGAATTTAAGAACAACATCAAAGTTTTGACTCGCTGTACTTACAATATGAAAATGCCCTTCCATCATAAATTGCTTGTCGATCTCTCCACGAAGTAGCCATGCACAAAGACAGCCCACAATAAAACTGATAAAAATAGATAGCAGTACTTTAGATTTTTTCATACTTTATATGCAATCAACGTAAACTCAGTTAGGCAAAATGAATGTGGCCTCGATTAGCATTAGCGTAATCGAGGGAGTTGGCAGCCTGCCAACTGAAAACCTAGCAGCCGTTTCACTTCTTCGAGGCTACGCTTGCTTGGGACAATATTACTGTACCAATTAACCATCTAATAAACATAATCCAGTCCTTTTAATTACCATTTTAAGATGTTGGTTATATTGCTCATGAAACCTACCATGTATTTGGAACATCTTAATTTCGGCACCTGAGTTTAAGACCAAATAAGATGTCAGACTGTAGTTAACAGTGATATGTTCTCTTTGCCTATAATGCCCATCATAGTACTGATGATTTATAACTGACTTTAAACCTACAGCTTCCGAGCTTTTTAGATAGGTTGTCTTTAATAATATCAACCGTCTTACAATTATTATGCTTTCGGACTTCAGATCGAAGAAAATGGTCTTATAGTTAAAGCAAAAAAAGACTGTTAAAACTATAAATAAAACTGGATAAAAAGCTACCCCAGCATTCTTTCTATCAAATACAGGAAACCAAAACTGCCATAAGATGTAAGCTAACCATACTAAAGAAAGAGTCAGCAATAAAAAACCTATAAACCTGCCTTTGGAACTAGGCTTATTACTTATCGTTACCACATTATTTTCAGTAGTAAAATTATAGGACATAATTTTTAAGCATCATACCGGAATTAAAGGTTGGAACCATAGCGAAAGCTTAATCAATGAAAGTGATAAATTATTAACAATAACCCTCTGCGCTTGCTCTAATAAATAATAGCAAGATCAGTTGGTTGTGGGAAGTGATCTGGTTTTATATAGAAATAAAGTGTTGTCATCCTGACGAAAGTCAGGATCTAGTGACTTTGTTATGAGGAAAGCAGTCTCGGAAATAACCAAGTTGTCGTAGGGGCGCAGAGTTTTTCTTTCGTAGGGGAGGCAGAATTTTGCTCCCTTCGGGGAGTACTCAGCACATCCTGTGCTTCGCCCTTCGGGCCAGCGTCGCCCTGCTCCGCTGTTAAAATTTGTTCCCGACAAATTTTTCGAACCCCTACAGGGGATCTCCACCCCCATACAGAATACGCAGACATAAAAAAACCCAGCTAAAAAGCTGGGTTTATTTATGTGGTATCCCGTAGGGGAGTCGAACCCCTGTTACCGCCGTGAAAGGGCGGTGTCCTAGGCCTCTAGACGAACGGGACACAAAACTTGTTGTTTGAAGCGGTTGTTACTGTATGCCTCAAACGCGGGCGAAATAATAATGTTATCGGGTATCTTTGTCAAAGGTTAATTGCACTTTTTTTATAATTTTAGCGTTTTTTTTGTTTTTAGCTCTAAAATCAATCACTTTGCTTAAATTTCAAGCGCTTAAAACGAAAAAGCCGCCAGAGAGCTATCCCTGACGGCCTGTCACGACTCTTTGTTTTGAGTATTATGATTGGTCGGCTTTACGCTCTTTCATGCGTTTTTTCTTTTCCGCCCAACGTGCTTTCATTTTGGCTTTAATTTCTGCTTTTTTGGCTTGTTGCTCTGGCGTTAGTAACGCGTTGATTTGGTGGCTGGCATTGGCTTTGATCACCACTTTATCAGCGAATACGGATTGATACTGAGCATGAAGGCTGCGAACGGCTTGTTCGCTGTAGTCTGGGCTATTCACTAGGTCGCGAAGCGCTTGCTTGTAGGCTTTGAGTGATTCATGTAGTCCTTTCTTCTGCTCTTTGGCGTTTTTCATGATACTTTTGACTTCAGCTTTTTGTTCATCGCTAAGGTCAAGCTTCTTAAGGATGTACATACCGCCGCGATCATGTTTTTTTGCATGTTTGTGGCTATCATGGTTTGGGCCTGCTTGCGCCGGTGCTACGGCAAATGCTCCAGCAAACAGAGCAACCATTGATAAGTAAGCTAAAGGTTTCGCTAAAGTGTTCATAGTATTTCCTCTCAGTCGGTGTATTTATTTTGAACACTGATCAGTCTACGCCGAGCTATACAAAGCAACGCTAAGCCAATGTAAAGTTTAGGTAAAAGTAGTTTATTCAAAACGTTAACGAGGCTATAACATAAGGTAGTGATATTACTGCAAAAATCCGCCTAGCACCCAGTAACAATACTCATGAGCAAACAAGTCTTAATAATTGATGATGATAAAGAGCTTTCGAGCTTGCTGCTTGAATATCTGACCAGCGAACAAATCCACTGCGATCAAGCTTTTGATGGCGAGTCAGGGCTGAACTTCTGTAAGCAAAAGCCGTATGACCTGATATTACTGGATATTATGATGCCGGGCATTGATGGGCTGGAAACTCTGAAACAGCTGCGTCGCTTTAGTAAAGTCCCGGTGTTAATGTTGACCGCCCGTGGCGAAGATTACGATAAAATTCTTGGGCTTGAGCTGGGCGCGGACGATTATTTGCCCAAACCTTTTAATCACCGGGAACTGCTGGCTCGGGTTAAAGCGATACTGCGCCGCTTTGACTATGCTCAGGAAGAAAAGAAAAGTAATATACAAAAAGCGGGGACTTTGGTGATGAATCATAATACCCACATGGTTCATATCGCTGGCGAAGAAGTTGAACTGACTGGAACCGAATATCAGTTTCTAGCGTTTTTGTTGGAGAACTTTGGTAACTTGGTCAGCAAAGACGAATTAAGTAAAGAAATTCTTGGTCGTCGTATTGTGCAATATGATCGCAGTATTGATGTTCACATTAGTAACCTGCGCAAAAAATTAAAGTGTGAGTCTGAGTTGGAAATTAAAACCATTCGGGGCTCAGGCTATCGACTTATCAGCAAAGAACTTTCGGATACTCCATAACGCGATGTTGAAAACTTTAAATCCTTTTAACTCACTCTTCGGCAGAATCTTTTTAGGTTTCTGGGGAACGGTGATCTTTATCGTTGGTATTGTTTTACTGGTAAACCAGCAGCTGGCTACCTGGGACAAGGTACGCCCTGCTGATAAGTATCAACTTAAATCGCTGTATAAAGTCTCTGACATGTTGACTGAAGCACCACATTACACTATTGAAAAGCTTGCCAAAAAGCTGGAAAACAAGTTTAAGAACACCATGATTGTGCTGAAAGATGCCGACACCGGAAAAATGGTTTACCCACCGAAAATTCATCCAAGGTTAAATAAAGGCATCATTTCTAATTTAGCCTTAAAAGCTGAGCCTCTCCAAGTTCGAAGTGAGCATATTACGGTGATCGGGCCTAAGCTTTTTGATCGCGGCGACAAAAGCTATCAGCTGATGTTAATTTCTAAAAACCGTCACTCCGATCATTTTTGGGCACAACTATGGAAAATGCCTATTTGGTTAAAGCTGATACTATTAGCGTTAGTGACCCTAGTCCCCTGCTGGTTAATTGCGCGTAACATCAGCAAGCCCGTGACCAAACTCCGTTATAGCAGCCAAACGCTCGCTAGCGGCGACTTACAGCATCGTGTCGAAGGCTTTGATAAGCGTCAGGATGAAATTGGTCATCTCGCCAATGACTTTAATAACATGGCCGACAAACTATCTTCCTTGATCAGTTTATATAAACGCCTCTTAGCCGATGTGTCCCACGAGCTTCGCACGCCGTTAACACGTCTTGAGTTGTCGCTGGCGATGGCTTTAAAAGAACCCGAGAATAACCAGCGTCAGCTTGCACGAGCAGAGCGAGAACTGCATAAACTGGATGATATTATAGGTAACGTTTTGCGGTTGGCAAAGCTGGAAAATCATGAAGTGTCTATCGAACAAAAGGAAGTCGATTTAACCGACTTACTATCGCAAATTATTCGCTCCTGTCAGCTGGAGGCTCGCGCCAAACACATAGACATTCACAGCGAGATTAGCGATGACTTGACGCTAATCGGTGACGAGATTTTACTCAGCTTTGCATTTGATAATGTGATTCGTAACGCCATTAAGTACAGCCCCGAAAAGAGCTGCGTATCCATTAGCTCGACGCAAGATAACGCCTATATTCGAGTCATCATTCAAGATCAGGGCACAGGCGTGGATGAGCATGAGCTGGAACAGCTATTCGTGCCCTTCTTCCGTGGCAAGCAGGCGATGCAGGAATCTAATGGTGCAGGACTTGGACTAGCTATCGCCAGCAAAGCTATTATGCGCCATGGTGGTACTATTTATGCTGAAAACATCACATCACAAGATGCTGGAAGCGCTGGTGAATTGTTAGGACTGAGTGTTACTATAAAGTTACCCATTCACGTTACCGCTTAGTGTTATGAGTAAAAAAATCAGTTACCGGCAACAGTTGAGCAACAACTTGATTGCTATCGTGAGCCTACTGGTTGCCGTGGCAGCCCTGACGTATAACACTTGGCGCAGCTCGACTACTGAAGTAAACCGTAATTACCGAAATGCATCCTTCCAACTGATCATACAGCTGGCTGAGCTACAGAGTATAACCAATGAGCTTCACTTCAATGCCCCGACAAACAATGACCAAACTTGGCAACGCTACTTCGATAAAAGTTTAATCGAAGGCTGGGGGCACATAGCCCTGATTGAAGACTTATCCCCCCTACTCTCTGATGACTTCACTCAAGA
The DNA window shown above is from Kangiella marina and carries:
- a CDS encoding CBU_0585 family protein, whose amino-acid sequence is MSQQNNDKTSDNDKQKVTKSGYKSEITQFLEELDETIKPDSPARQAERQKYEEINAKRDNPDYEEKQSKLWKGF
- a CDS encoding nitroreductase; translation: MIESIINRVSCGRLEAPAPSKEHLELMFRAALRAPDHKGQKPWEYIVFEGEEALSRFGDYLLQASLKDDPDLDVTKQEKIKNKPHRAPMVVVAVAKAKNNPKVPHVEEILSAGAGVQNLILGAYDLGYGAYWRTGSLAFNDHMKQPLGLDFEDTIVGFIYLGTPSKELKPKSVPEVDDFVRWG
- a CDS encoding DUF2200 domain-containing protein, whose product is MSDHKIFSMAFSKIYPLYVQKAEKKNRTEEEVIQIICWLTGYSSDDLANQIGAESDLATFFAEAPTLNPNVSLIKGVVCGVRVEEIEDPLMRKIRYLDKLIDELAKGKSMEKILRS
- a CDS encoding Spy/CpxP family protein refolding chaperone, translated to MNTLAKPLAYLSMVALFAGAFAVAPAQAGPNHDSHKHAKKHDRGGMYILKKLDLSDEQKAEVKSIMKNAKEQKKGLHESLKAYKQALRDLVNSPDYSEQAVRSLHAQYQSVFADKVVIKANASHQINALLTPEQQAKKAEIKAKMKARWAEKKKRMKERKADQS
- a CDS encoding response regulator transcription factor encodes the protein MSKQVLIIDDDKELSSLLLEYLTSEQIHCDQAFDGESGLNFCKQKPYDLILLDIMMPGIDGLETLKQLRRFSKVPVLMLTARGEDYDKILGLELGADDYLPKPFNHRELLARVKAILRRFDYAQEEKKSNIQKAGTLVMNHNTHMVHIAGEEVELTGTEYQFLAFLLENFGNLVSKDELSKEILGRRIVQYDRSIDVHISNLRKKLKCESELEIKTIRGSGYRLISKELSDTP
- a CDS encoding sensor histidine kinase: MLKTLNPFNSLFGRIFLGFWGTVIFIVGIVLLVNQQLATWDKVRPADKYQLKSLYKVSDMLTEAPHYTIEKLAKKLENKFKNTMIVLKDADTGKMVYPPKIHPRLNKGIISNLALKAEPLQVRSEHITVIGPKLFDRGDKSYQLMLISKNRHSDHFWAQLWKMPIWLKLILLALVTLVPCWLIARNISKPVTKLRYSSQTLASGDLQHRVEGFDKRQDEIGHLANDFNNMADKLSSLISLYKRLLADVSHELRTPLTRLELSLAMALKEPENNQRQLARAERELHKLDDIIGNVLRLAKLENHEVSIEQKEVDLTDLLSQIIRSCQLEARAKHIDIHSEISDDLTLIGDEILLSFAFDNVIRNAIKYSPEKSCVSISSTQDNAYIRVIIQDQGTGVDEHELEQLFVPFFRGKQAMQESNGAGLGLAIASKAIMRHGGTIYAENITSQDAGSAGELLGLSVTIKLPIHVTA